Genomic segment of Clostridiales bacterium:
CTTGCCCGTATATAACTCCAGCTTATCCGCGCAAACGGCAAGACTTTTTACCAAATGCTCGGATATTGTGTCATAGACTTCTTTTGAGTTGGTAATTATATGTTCCACGTTTGAGTTAAGCATATCTCGGACCATTCGGGCGACCAAATTGCCCTCTGTATAAATCAATTCTTTTGGGCGCGCTTTTTTGTATCTTTCTTGGATTGTCTCCCATAGGGCGCGAAGCTGTTTTATTTCCGCCACTATCTCTCTTTTGGACATCTCGGGCGCGACCGTCCTTATTATATAACCGTAGCCTTTAACAGCGTGCGCTTTGACAAGCTTAATAAGCTTTTGCTTGACTTTTTCGTCCGTAATTTTTCTGGACACGCCCAAAAAATCCAATGTAGGCGTCATTACCACGCTTCTGCCCGGCAAGGATATATTGCAGGAAATGCGCGCGCCTTTGGTCCCGACCTCGTCTTTTACGACTTGGACCATTATTTCATCGCCTTCGGATATTGTAAGTTTTTCGGGAATTTCTATCTCGTGATTTTGAAGCTCGGCGCGGTCAAATACCATATCGCCCACATACATAAAAGCGTTTTTTTCCAGTCCGATGTCAACAAACGCAGCCTGCATGCCCGCCAACACATTGACCACTACGCCTTTGTAAATATTGCCTACCAATTTCCTTTGGGAAGAGGATTCAATATAAAACTCGGCTAGCTCGCCATTTTCTGTCATAGCAACGCAGACATTGTTAGAATTCACATCTATGTAGATGCTGCTTTTTTTAATCAAAATATTCCTCTGTAAAATTGGTTTACCCAAATATTATACAATTTTTGTCTAAAAAAGTCCATATGTTTAAAAAAAGATGATTTTGTTCCATTTATTTGGTATTTTTGGCAAAATAAAATAAATTAAACTATTTTGACTTTAAAGCGTCTTTTATCGGAGTCATACAGTCATTATTTGAAAACAGCTCTTCTATTTGGGTTTCTGTTAAAGTGATTATATTGTTCAATTTATTGTCAAACACCCTTACATAATAGAAATACGAGGGAGAAAACATCCTAAATATTTGACCTATGGGCGTATCGGCGCTTACCGCGATTTGCCTAATTTGCAGGCCTTTTTTTAGGTTTTGGGTTCTAAAAGCGCGGTTGTATATGCGTATATATCTTTCTTTTTTTTCGCCCGCAAGCGCGCACAAAAACACAAAAACGCCCAATACGCAAAAGCTTATGTTAACCTCAAAAAACGCCGAAATAATAAAAAGCGCTATTAAAGCGCAGCCCAATATAAGCCCTGTGATTTTTATGATTTTATACGCCTTGGATTGAGGCATTTTTTGGGACAATAGGCAAAACATAATCCTGCCCCCGTCCAAAGGAAAAACGGGCATAAAATTAAATAACGCGTTGATTATATTGGCATAGACAAACGCTTGGGTAAAAAAATACGAAGACGGGATAAGCCACCAAACCGCCGTAAAAATTATGGCGACTATGAGATTGGTTATAGGTCCCATTGCCGCTATCTTTATCTCTTCGGACGGCTTAATTCCTTCTAAGCTGCCTTGGATTACCGCGCCGTAAGGCATAAGCTTTATTTCATTCAAGGCATAGCCGAACCTCTCCGCCATTGCCGAATGTCCCATCTCGTGAATAACCACAGCCACGGTGTAAGCCAAAAAATCATAGGCGCGCCCTAGCGCCGCCATCAAAAGCCCTAGTAAAATAAAAAGGGGATGAACGCTAAATTTTAATCCCATTGCGCTTTATCTTTTAGGCTTATTTGTTCGCCGTCTTTTAGCAAACAAAACGCCAATTGTTCGCCCGCCAAAATACCTATTGGAAAACCTTTTTTTACGGTTTGGCCTGTCTTGACGCCTGTGTATTTAATGCCTGTATATTGGCTTATTATATTGTTTTTGTGCTTGATTTGGATTGACAAAACGCCGTTATTTTTGGTTACGTTAATCACTTGGCCCGTTTCCGAGCTATATACAAGCGGGTCTTGGTCCATTGTAAGCAAAGCGTTGTAGCCGTCAAAGACAATATTTTGGGTTTTTAGGGGCGCTCCAAACTCCAAAGGCGCGTTATCCTGGGAAAAAATCAAAGCGATTTTTTGTTTTAGGGGCAGAGCGTCTTCTTGGATATTAAAAATCTTGATGTTATAACTTACCGCGGATTTGACCGCCGAAGAAATATCTTTTAGCGTAGGAACTTGGGAAAACAGCAATAACAGCGCAAAAATAAAACCGCACGCAAAAAATCGCATGGCCAATCCAAAAAAAACGCCGCTAGAGCTGTCTTGGGGCTTGGGTTTTAGTAC
This window contains:
- a CDS encoding M23 family metallopeptidase, which translates into the protein MKYDALKKAHAKITSNRYLYYEPVLKPKPQDSSSGVFFGLAMRFFACGFIFALLLLFSQVPTLKDISSAVKSAVSYNIKIFNIQEDALPLKQKIALIFSQDNAPLEFGAPLKTQNIVFDGYNALLTMDQDPLVYSSETGQVINVTKNNGVLSIQIKHKNNIISQYTGIKYTGVKTGQTVKKGFPIGILAGEQLAFCLLKDGEQISLKDKAQWD
- a CDS encoding Rne/Rng family ribonuclease yields the protein MIKKSSIYIDVNSNNVCVAMTENGELAEFYIESSSQRKLVGNIYKGVVVNVLAGMQAAFVDIGLEKNAFMYVGDMVFDRAELQNHEIEIPEKLTISEGDEIMVQVVKDEVGTKGARISCNISLPGRSVVMTPTLDFLGVSRKITDEKVKQKLIKLVKAHAVKGYGYIIRTVAPEMSKREIVAEIKQLRALWETIQERYKKARPKELIYTEGNLVARMVRDMLNSNVEHIITNSKEVYDTISEHLVKSLAVCADKLELYTGKTDMFKYYGLRPKIDKLLDRKVWLKSGGYLVIDKTEALTVIDVNSGKYIGDSNQLEDTVFKVNLEAAQEIARQLRLRNIGGIVVIDFIDMELNEHKHKVLEALEKALQRDRTKCKLLGMTKLGLVELTRKKIRNDISSCVQDECTVCHGSGRILSTFAVADKIRADLLDLFASMDAPAVTVTVNHEVMTKLFTGIFSAECETIWSDKRIYIIPDENLLREVYKIQVQKDKILTLPDNARLLY